A single region of the Hoeflea prorocentri genome encodes:
- a CDS encoding SDR family NAD(P)-dependent oxidoreductase, giving the protein MTETTTHPAPVTPGRFAGRTAVVTGGVSGIGRACVDRFAREGARVIAIDRNRTAADAMMAEFHDEEADVRFLELDLSREEATRRAAETLADDLGEIDILVNSAGVVHVEGQQNSPFVENGLKGWDLLVNVNLKAVAVLVHGMLPALTKNGASIVNVSSESAFKARPYKWVYDMTKTGLLSMTRSMAAALAEKGVRVNAVTPGGTITEMHTNDAADPEAMREQMGKLKTPCLLGRLAQPHEIAAAIAFLASDDASYITGTTLQVDGGLQKLS; this is encoded by the coding sequence ATGACTGAAACGACTACCCACCCGGCGCCAGTGACGCCCGGACGGTTTGCAGGCCGCACCGCGGTGGTGACCGGCGGGGTGTCCGGAATTGGCAGGGCTTGTGTCGACCGGTTCGCCCGGGAGGGAGCCCGGGTGATTGCTATCGATCGCAACCGGACAGCCGCCGACGCCATGATGGCCGAGTTTCATGACGAAGAGGCAGATGTGCGCTTCCTGGAGCTGGATCTTTCCCGGGAAGAGGCGACGCGTCGGGCAGCCGAAACACTGGCTGATGACCTCGGTGAGATCGACATCCTGGTGAACTCAGCCGGTGTCGTTCATGTCGAAGGCCAGCAGAACAGCCCATTTGTTGAAAACGGGCTCAAGGGATGGGACCTCCTCGTCAACGTCAACCTCAAGGCGGTTGCCGTCCTTGTTCATGGCATGCTGCCCGCCCTGACGAAGAACGGAGCTTCCATCGTCAATGTCTCCTCGGAGTCCGCATTCAAGGCACGGCCCTACAAGTGGGTCTACGACATGACCAAAACTGGACTTTTGTCCATGACCCGGTCGATGGCTGCCGCGTTGGCAGAGAAGGGTGTGCGGGTGAACGCCGTAACCCCCGGTGGAACAATCACCGAGATGCATACAAATGACGCCGCCGATCCGGAGGCGATGCGCGAGCAAATGGGGAAGCTGAAGACGCCATGTCTTCTGGGCCGGCTGGCTCAGCCACATGAGATCGCCGCCGCCATCGCGTTTCTCGCCAGCGACGATGCATCATACATCACCGGGACCACGCTTCAGGTGGACGGCGGCCTCCAGAAACTTTCGTGA
- a CDS encoding Gfo/Idh/MocA family protein, giving the protein MTAAAPIGVGLIGLGNSGWYYHAEGTLTRHPHYELVAVSSRTVERARAAAERFGAKAYDDWRALIDDPKVQLVVIATPHDLHLPMTLAAAAARKHIVVEKPMAKSTAETAEMMAAADNAGVVLSVFQNRRWEEQYQSILEVIRNGAIGDVWRVEERRMHRGKYVVAGAGSPHTGSDLAAWAHTTDGAGGVTYLISPHLIDHQIHLFGGAPLDVSAVMHTYPGDVVEHYVDIRMNFPGGGLSRIEVYREAVDELPAWVVSGDRGTIVGRDLRSLDIHRPGTPPELIRDLPVLRGCDAFYDGLFQAITEGAPPPVDPRDSAIGVRIIELAHKSARSGGARQEFSI; this is encoded by the coding sequence ATGACAGCAGCAGCACCCATCGGCGTCGGACTTATCGGCCTTGGCAACAGCGGATGGTACTATCATGCGGAGGGCACACTGACGCGCCATCCGCATTACGAACTCGTTGCCGTGTCAAGCCGCACGGTCGAGCGTGCCCGGGCGGCCGCCGAGCGGTTTGGAGCAAAAGCTTATGATGACTGGCGTGCACTCATCGACGATCCGAAGGTGCAGTTGGTCGTCATTGCGACGCCGCACGACCTGCACCTTCCAATGACATTGGCTGCTGCTGCGGCCCGAAAACACATCGTCGTCGAAAAGCCGATGGCGAAGTCTACAGCGGAAACGGCCGAAATGATGGCTGCCGCCGACAACGCCGGGGTCGTGCTTTCCGTCTTCCAGAACCGCAGATGGGAAGAGCAGTATCAGAGTATTCTGGAAGTTATCCGCAACGGGGCCATCGGTGATGTGTGGCGCGTCGAGGAGCGCCGCATGCATCGCGGCAAATATGTGGTGGCGGGAGCGGGCTCACCGCACACCGGATCAGATCTGGCGGCCTGGGCGCACACCACGGATGGCGCCGGCGGCGTGACATACCTGATCTCGCCCCACCTGATCGATCATCAGATCCATCTGTTCGGGGGTGCGCCGCTGGATGTCTCCGCGGTTATGCACACTTATCCCGGCGATGTGGTGGAGCACTACGTCGACATCAGGATGAACTTTCCGGGCGGTGGTTTGTCGCGCATCGAAGTCTACCGGGAAGCCGTGGATGAACTGCCGGCATGGGTCGTGTCAGGGGACAGGGGCACCATCGTCGGAAGAGATTTGCGTAGTCTCGATATCCATCGGCCCGGCACGCCTCCGGAGCTCATCAGGGACTTGCCGGTGCTGCGGGGGTGCGATGCGTTTTATGACGGCCTGTTTCAGGCCATCACCGAGGGCGCACCGCCGCCGGTTGACCCACGCGACAGCGCTATCGGGGTCCGGATTATC
- a CDS encoding carbohydrate ABC transporter permease, with protein MPRSTTKSPSRVRFLPLSSRAREGIAGYLFLLPWLIGFICITLGPILASLALSFTNFSGSFARADWVGFDNYVRMFTADRAFWGSLKVTSQYVFISVPILLIFALAVAITLNRGLSMLGIYRTIFYLPSLIGTSVAIAVLWRYVFGEHGLINHVLDVFGIEGFSYIGDPRTALGTIIVLNVWTFGAPMVIFLAGLRQIPTELYEAATIDGARSWQRFWHITLPSLSPLVLFNGVLSMIGGFQAFTQVYVVSDGTGGPAGSTLFYTLLLYQRAFTQLQLGYASAMAWVLLILIAAITVLFFLSARYWVHYGDEQ; from the coding sequence ATGCCCCGGTCCACGACCAAAAGCCCCTCGCGTGTGCGGTTTTTACCGCTGAGCTCCCGCGCCCGCGAGGGCATTGCAGGTTACCTTTTCCTGCTGCCCTGGCTCATAGGTTTTATCTGTATCACGCTTGGGCCAATCCTGGCGTCTCTTGCCCTGTCATTCACCAATTTCAGCGGGTCGTTCGCACGAGCTGATTGGGTCGGATTTGACAACTATGTGCGCATGTTTACAGCCGACCGGGCGTTCTGGGGATCGCTTAAGGTGACGTCCCAGTATGTCTTCATCTCGGTCCCGATCCTGCTGATTTTTGCGCTGGCGGTCGCAATAACGCTGAACCGCGGGCTGAGCATGCTCGGTATTTATCGAACGATTTTCTATCTTCCCTCCCTCATCGGCACAAGCGTCGCAATAGCAGTACTGTGGCGCTACGTGTTTGGCGAGCATGGCCTGATCAACCACGTTCTTGACGTGTTCGGCATAGAGGGCTTCAGCTATATCGGCGACCCGCGTACGGCGCTCGGAACCATCATTGTTCTCAATGTCTGGACGTTCGGTGCGCCGATGGTCATTTTCCTGGCCGGACTTCGGCAGATCCCGACAGAGCTTTACGAGGCCGCCACTATAGACGGCGCCAGAAGCTGGCAGCGGTTCTGGCATATCACGCTTCCCTCGCTTTCGCCGCTGGTCCTTTTCAATGGCGTTCTCAGCATGATCGGAGGCTTCCAGGCATTTACCCAGGTTTATGTCGTCAGTGACGGCACAGGCGGGCCTGCCGGCTCGACACTGTTTTATACGCTTCTGCTTTATCAGCGCGCCTTCACTCAGTTACAGCTCGGCTATGCGTCCGCCATGGCGTGGGTGCTGCTCATTCTGATCGCTGCGATCACCGTGCTGTTCTTTCTCAGTGCCCGCTACTGGGTCCACTACGGAGATGAACAATGA
- a CDS encoding ABC transporter ATP-binding protein produces the protein MSKGPVLQIKNLRKVFGGKIHAVDGVDLEVRQRETLALVGESGCGKSTVARLALRLTAPTEGTIAFEGTDITGFSQWKLKPIRRKLQFVFQDPYSSLDPRVTAGASVTEPLFVHGLVGLGAKRRQKAGELMEKVGLSSKHVDQWPRQFSGGQRQRLGIIRAFSMEPRLIIADEPVSALDVSVRSQVINLLQDLQETVGTAYLFISHDMATVKHIADRIAVMYLGRIMESAPKEVFFKVPHHPYSQALLSAVPSSHPLRKRKRFVLPGDPPSPAKTLSGCRFHPRCPMAVERCRSDVPQLRDVGDDHQVACHFAAPNPLGAGERSADSKLDVP, from the coding sequence ATGAGCAAGGGACCCGTTCTCCAGATCAAGAACCTGCGAAAGGTTTTCGGAGGTAAAATCCACGCAGTTGATGGTGTCGACCTGGAGGTGCGGCAGCGGGAGACGCTTGCGCTGGTCGGTGAATCGGGATGCGGAAAATCCACTGTCGCGCGCCTGGCGCTCAGATTGACCGCGCCGACCGAAGGCACCATAGCCTTCGAGGGCACAGACATTACAGGTTTCTCGCAATGGAAGTTGAAGCCGATCCGCAGGAAACTTCAGTTCGTCTTCCAGGATCCCTATTCCTCGCTTGATCCCCGTGTCACGGCCGGTGCGTCGGTGACCGAACCGCTTTTTGTACATGGTCTGGTCGGATTGGGGGCCAAGCGTCGGCAAAAAGCCGGCGAACTCATGGAGAAGGTCGGCCTGTCATCAAAACATGTCGACCAATGGCCGAGGCAGTTCTCCGGTGGTCAGCGTCAAAGGCTCGGTATCATTCGAGCCTTTTCGATGGAGCCCCGGCTTATCATCGCGGACGAACCTGTGTCGGCCCTTGATGTTTCGGTCAGATCCCAGGTCATCAACCTTCTGCAGGATCTGCAGGAGACCGTGGGAACGGCCTATCTTTTCATCTCGCATGACATGGCCACAGTAAAGCACATCGCGGACCGGATCGCTGTGATGTATCTCGGCCGGATCATGGAATCGGCGCCAAAGGAGGTTTTTTTCAAGGTGCCCCATCATCCTTATTCTCAGGCATTGCTTTCCGCGGTTCCCTCGTCGCACCCATTGCGAAAGCGAAAACGGTTCGTTCTTCCGGGCGATCCGCCCTCACCAGCAAAGACACTGTCCGGTTGCCGGTTTCATCCCCGCTGTCCGATGGCTGTCGAGCGATGTCGCAGTGATGTGCCGCAATTGCGTGACGTCGGGGACGATCATCAAGTGGCTTGCCACTTTGCCGCCCCCAATCCGTTGGGTGCGGGTGAGCGCTCAGCCGATAGCAAACTGGATGTGCCTTGA
- a CDS encoding ABC transporter permease has product MLDRIFINFSLVFLALLTFVVLFAGFIQPHDPLAQNFLTRSAPPSTEYWLGTDSLGRDIFSRIIEGARLSMIIGIASPLIAAVIGITMGTTAAYFGGWIERVITRITDVMMSFDPLLLGVLIVALLGPGLQNLAVAIAFALVPSFIRLSRGSTLAVRQEAYVDAAIAMGRGTAGTIVRHVLPNISGPLIVMTTIWVGTAIRLEATLSFIGLGAQPPTPSWGNIVRMGVSDIFGSPLPALFAGLAITLTVLSFNVLGDALRDWLDPDRKSG; this is encoded by the coding sequence ATGCTCGACCGTATCTTCATCAATTTCTCGCTCGTCTTCCTGGCCCTGCTGACCTTTGTGGTCCTGTTTGCCGGGTTCATCCAACCTCACGACCCGTTGGCGCAGAATTTTCTGACCCGGTCGGCGCCGCCAAGTACGGAGTACTGGCTCGGTACGGATTCGCTGGGACGCGACATCTTTTCGCGTATCATCGAAGGGGCGCGTCTTTCGATGATTATCGGGATCGCATCGCCGCTCATAGCAGCCGTGATCGGAATTACCATGGGGACAACGGCAGCCTATTTTGGCGGGTGGATCGAGAGGGTGATCACGCGCATTACCGATGTGATGATGTCGTTCGATCCGCTGCTCCTGGGAGTTCTGATCGTTGCACTGCTGGGCCCTGGACTGCAGAACCTTGCGGTCGCGATCGCCTTTGCTTTGGTCCCGTCCTTCATTCGACTGTCGCGTGGGTCGACATTGGCCGTGCGCCAGGAGGCCTATGTGGATGCAGCCATTGCAATGGGCAGGGGTACTGCCGGGACGATCGTCCGCCATGTTCTGCCGAATATTTCGGGGCCGCTGATCGTGATGACGACAATCTGGGTCGGTACCGCAATCCGCCTCGAGGCGACGTTGAGCTTTATCGGTCTCGGCGCCCAACCGCCAACACCCTCCTGGGGCAACATCGTGAGGATGGGTGTCTCCGATATCTTCGGCTCACCTTTGCCGGCCCTTTTCGCCGGCCTGGCGATTACCTTGACCGTGCTTTCGTTCAACGTGCTCGGCGATGCTCTGCGCGATTGGCTCGATCCGGACAGGAAAAGCGGATGA
- a CDS encoding ABC transporter ATP-binding protein, whose amino-acid sequence MTAPLLCLDGLRVAFPAGNGEVEALRGVDLSIGPGECLGLVGESGSGKSLSAFATMGLLPTQARVTGGKVMFAGHDLLEMNEREMERLRGNDLSMIFQEPMTALNPVMHVGEQIGAPLRRHLGLSRKAARERAIEQLDLVGIPDPGVRVDNFPHEMSGGMRQRTMIAMALACEPRLLIADEPTTALDTTIQAQIIELLNRLRSELGLSILMITHDLGVVAEMADRVAVMYGGQVVEECPVADLFDDPLHPYSKGLLRSTPDIDMPADSRLATISGAVPHLTELPSGCTFHPRCPESLDICSKQQPLEIRLGDSRRVACWARDGS is encoded by the coding sequence ATGACGGCCCCCCTGCTTTGTCTTGATGGCCTGCGCGTCGCGTTCCCTGCCGGCAATGGCGAGGTTGAGGCGCTGAGAGGGGTGGATCTGTCCATCGGACCCGGAGAATGCCTCGGACTGGTTGGCGAATCCGGTTCCGGGAAGAGCCTTTCCGCTTTCGCGACCATGGGGCTGTTGCCAACGCAGGCTCGCGTGACCGGTGGCAAGGTGATGTTCGCCGGCCATGATCTGCTTGAAATGAACGAACGGGAAATGGAGCGGCTGCGCGGCAACGATCTGTCCATGATTTTTCAGGAGCCGATGACGGCTCTCAATCCGGTCATGCATGTGGGCGAGCAGATCGGAGCCCCATTGCGCAGACATCTCGGGCTGTCTCGTAAAGCCGCCCGCGAACGGGCGATAGAGCAACTGGACCTTGTCGGTATCCCCGATCCGGGTGTCCGCGTCGACAACTTTCCCCATGAGATGTCCGGCGGCATGCGGCAGCGTACAATGATTGCCATGGCCCTGGCCTGCGAGCCTCGGCTGCTGATCGCAGACGAGCCGACAACGGCGCTGGATACGACGATCCAGGCGCAGATTATCGAACTGCTGAACCGGCTTCGCAGTGAGCTGGGCCTTTCCATACTGATGATCACACATGACCTTGGAGTGGTCGCCGAGATGGCTGATCGGGTGGCGGTCATGTATGGGGGGCAGGTGGTTGAGGAATGTCCGGTCGCCGACCTTTTCGATGATCCGCTGCACCCCTACAGCAAGGGGCTGCTGCGCTCCACGCCTGATATCGATATGCCGGCGGACAGCAGGCTTGCGACCATTTCAGGGGCCGTTCCGCATCTAACGGAATTGCCGTCCGGGTGCACATTTCATCCACGCTGTCCGGAAAGCCTGGACATTTGCAGCAAACAACAGCCCTTGGAGATACGTTTGGGCGACAGCCGACGCGTGGCGTGTTGGGCGAGGGATGGATCATGA
- a CDS encoding ABC transporter substrate-binding protein, which translates to MKRTITMSLGTSVAVLTIACGTGIGLGTGVQAQEIDGEMSFAWWGSQRRNEAVMGVVTAYEKAHPKVKVLPQPTDFFNHWDRVTVQAAAGRLPCVPMMQTRYQTRYENLGALMPLDPLIAAGKIDISAIPQDVVDGHRGADGKLYVLPVGLWFETFQYNWPQLEPTGVKEPANNWTYEDYIEWAAEARQKLDKDVYPLTQLGGEILQFQQFAQSRGEDLFDGDKPGFRAETLADWFKLWDRARDEGLTPNMAMSAEESGQAVQSFMAQGITLSRTDGDVTASDLQATLDAVDGGFVKQVKPPNGTNPLTSGSNSLSISANCDNVDAAAAFIDFWLNDKDAGVEMRSRAGLTPTMTLLEAQAVDPASPPILIDRIKMYTGFAETYGVNIDVWPDNTQHMVREFKSLYEQVGFGQMEPEEAANLFVEDVRRSLAGG; encoded by the coding sequence ATGAAACGAACTATTACGATGTCACTCGGGACTAGCGTGGCGGTTCTGACGATTGCCTGCGGAACCGGTATCGGGCTCGGCACCGGCGTGCAGGCGCAGGAGATCGATGGCGAAATGTCTTTTGCCTGGTGGGGCTCTCAAAGGCGCAACGAAGCCGTCATGGGTGTGGTCACTGCGTATGAGAAGGCTCATCCCAAGGTTAAGGTCCTGCCACAGCCCACCGACTTCTTCAATCACTGGGACCGGGTAACGGTACAGGCCGCTGCCGGCCGACTGCCCTGCGTGCCGATGATGCAGACCCGCTATCAGACGCGCTATGAGAATCTCGGTGCCCTTATGCCGCTCGACCCTCTGATCGCGGCGGGCAAGATCGATATCTCGGCCATCCCGCAGGATGTGGTCGACGGGCACCGCGGTGCTGACGGCAAACTCTACGTGCTGCCCGTCGGCCTATGGTTCGAGACCTTCCAGTATAACTGGCCGCAACTCGAACCCACTGGCGTTAAGGAGCCGGCCAACAATTGGACCTATGAGGATTACATTGAGTGGGCCGCCGAGGCGCGCCAGAAACTCGACAAGGACGTCTATCCGCTGACGCAGCTTGGTGGCGAGATCCTCCAGTTCCAGCAATTTGCCCAGAGCCGCGGCGAAGATCTGTTCGATGGCGACAAGCCCGGCTTCCGGGCGGAAACGTTGGCTGACTGGTTCAAGCTGTGGGACCGCGCGCGCGACGAAGGTCTGACCCCGAATATGGCGATGAGCGCCGAGGAGTCGGGCCAGGCCGTCCAATCTTTCATGGCGCAGGGGATCACCCTGTCCAGGACGGACGGCGACGTGACGGCGTCCGATCTGCAGGCGACGCTTGATGCCGTTGATGGTGGCTTCGTCAAGCAGGTCAAGCCGCCGAACGGCACCAATCCGCTGACCTCCGGCAGCAACTCACTGTCGATCTCAGCCAATTGTGACAATGTCGATGCAGCGGCAGCGTTCATCGATTTCTGGCTGAATGACAAGGATGCCGGCGTGGAGATGCGGTCGCGGGCGGGACTGACCCCGACGATGACCCTCCTGGAAGCGCAGGCCGTCGATCCGGCTTCACCGCCCATTTTGATCGACCGCATCAAAATGTACACCGGGTTTGCCGAGACTTATGGCGTTAACATCGACGTTTGGCCGGACAACACCCAGCACATGGTCCGCGAGTTCAAGAGCCTTTACGAACAGGTCGGCTTCGGACAGATGGAGCCTGAGGAGGCCGCAAACCTCTTCGTAGAGGATGTGCGGCGCTCGCTGGCCGGCGGTTAG
- a CDS encoding carbohydrate ABC transporter permease gives MSAPSPTRPRMAEAISDRSTGKSGLSHLPDNVRTMLAHTGLLATSFIMIYPLLWLMASALRVPEAIFVSPGLWPGEHFTLENFTHGWEGLGFVSFSTFFINSFVITGLSVVGNIFSCALAGYAFARLRFPFRRTLFALMMCTIMLPLHALLIPQYILFSTLGWLDTFLPLVVPKFLATEAFFVFLFVQFFRAIPRELSEAARLDGCGHLQIFLRIFVPLSLPAIATTAAFSFIWTWNDFLQPLIYLNSPQNYTVPIGLSLFLDSTAESNFGALFAMSLLSLLPVIGFFLSFQRLLVAGIATTGLK, from the coding sequence ATGAGCGCGCCAAGTCCGACAAGGCCGCGGATGGCCGAAGCGATATCCGATCGCTCGACCGGGAAGAGCGGGTTGTCCCACTTGCCGGATAATGTTCGCACGATGCTGGCCCATACCGGCTTGCTGGCCACCAGTTTCATCATGATTTATCCGTTGCTCTGGTTGATGGCCTCGGCGCTCCGTGTCCCGGAGGCGATCTTCGTTTCGCCGGGACTTTGGCCAGGTGAGCATTTTACGCTCGAGAACTTCACCCATGGCTGGGAAGGGCTTGGTTTTGTAAGTTTCTCGACCTTTTTCATCAACTCGTTTGTTATCACCGGCTTGAGCGTCGTGGGCAATATCTTCTCCTGCGCGCTTGCAGGCTATGCGTTTGCACGGCTGAGATTTCCGTTCCGGCGAACCCTTTTTGCCCTGATGATGTGCACGATCATGCTGCCGTTGCATGCTCTGCTTATCCCGCAATATATTCTCTTCAGCACACTGGGCTGGCTCGACACGTTCCTGCCTCTTGTTGTGCCGAAGTTCCTTGCCACTGAGGCATTTTTCGTTTTCCTGTTTGTCCAGTTCTTCCGCGCCATTCCGCGTGAACTGTCGGAAGCCGCGCGGTTGGACGGTTGCGGCCATCTCCAGATTTTCCTGCGCATCTTCGTGCCGCTTTCGTTGCCCGCGATCGCGACCACAGCGGCGTTCTCATTCATCTGGACGTGGAACGACTTCCTGCAGCCGCTCATCTATCTCAACAGCCCGCAGAACTACACCGTGCCGATCGGTCTCTCGCTCTTTCTGGACTCCACGGCTGAATCCAACTTCGGCGCGCTGTTTGCCATGTCACTTCTGTCGCTGCTTCCGGTGATCGGTTTTTTCCTGTCGTTCCAGAGGTTGTTGGTGGCCGGAATAGCGACGACCGGGTTGAAGTGA
- a CDS encoding ABC transporter permease, whose product MLGFVLKRTGDAILTAFLVFTFVFFAMRLLPGDPVVAMLGDRAGAETIANVRRSLGLDQPLLVQYGHFLRDLLHFDLGTSLINGASVGEMMARNLPYTIMLTLASTVVGIVIGLPLGVLSAMRAGKMTDHTTRVVSLFGSALPDFYVGVLFLLFFGLTLRWFPLLGGGSSPFDLYHLAMPAMALGMLKGFGFVRLTRTAVLDVAGRDFVRTARALGLPRRDVVWRHILRNAMIPISTHLSLSIVATLGGTIALELVFNRPGVGQLLVGAVTSRDYTLIQGGIVILSILVVFVNLITDLLYAVIDPRVRAG is encoded by the coding sequence ATGCTGGGTTTTGTATTGAAGCGAACGGGCGATGCCATTTTGACGGCATTCCTGGTTTTTACCTTCGTGTTCTTCGCAATGCGGCTGCTGCCGGGAGATCCGGTCGTGGCGATGCTGGGCGATCGCGCCGGCGCCGAGACGATCGCAAATGTCCGCCGCTCGCTGGGACTCGATCAACCGCTTCTCGTCCAGTACGGCCACTTCCTGCGGGATTTGTTGCACTTCGACCTTGGGACGTCGCTGATCAACGGCGCATCGGTCGGTGAGATGATGGCGCGCAACCTGCCCTACACGATCATGCTGACTTTGGCATCGACGGTGGTTGGCATCGTGATTGGCCTTCCACTGGGCGTGCTTTCGGCCATGCGTGCCGGAAAGATGACGGATCATACGACACGCGTCGTGTCTCTTTTCGGGTCAGCCCTGCCGGACTTCTACGTCGGTGTTCTCTTCCTGCTATTTTTCGGACTTACCCTGCGATGGTTCCCGCTTCTGGGGGGCGGGAGCTCGCCGTTTGACCTCTATCACCTTGCAATGCCCGCGATGGCGCTGGGCATGCTCAAGGGCTTCGGTTTCGTTCGCCTGACACGGACCGCCGTCCTGGATGTCGCCGGCAGGGATTTCGTTCGCACAGCGAGAGCTCTCGGATTACCCCGTCGTGATGTCGTCTGGCGCCATATCCTGCGCAACGCGATGATCCCCATCTCGACACATCTGTCGCTTTCGATCGTGGCGACCCTTGGCGGGACAATCGCACTGGAACTTGTCTTCAACCGACCCGGCGTAGGGCAGCTGCTTGTCGGGGCCGTGACGTCCCGGGATTACACGCTGATTCAGGGCGGTATTGTGATCCTTTCGATCCTCGTCGTTTTCGTGAACCTTATTACGGACCTTCTTTACGCCGTCATCGATCCGAGAGTGAGGGCAGGGTGA
- a CDS encoding ABC transporter substrate-binding protein, translating to MDIRLGARDVGSLDPAKTKTGSDEYVALQIFNSLIAPPRGTMDIRLDQLQPQLAESWEISDDKKTWTFRLRPGVKWHKGYGEVSADDVKFSFERQLDPDQGGVHGGNLKDIESIEVIDPLTVRFNLKQGNAFFHAQALTPGFGRFIVPKAAVEALGNDFNTGPVGSGPFELVEYQPQEGITLKAHEDYFLGRPPMDEIRFHYIPDINAATIAFIGGELDLTSGQRTTEWVDQVTKAVPDAQLIAIQPGSLQFLHLNMKVPPLDDVRVRQALAHGIDRSAWGKVFGEVHGPLETIVPQSFYGAIPLEEVPRELRYDYSPERAKELLAQAGYPDGFEIDAIISERDDYLTNMLMAQDMLRKIGVTINLEVQDHATYHANIREDKGTIVELSTGIAPTAPAVINEFLHSAGAVGQPSSLRNFSHYGNIGGSVDELIEAAVVETDTEKQLKLLHDAQLQIQRDVPVLPMQTSPLIAVVQGDIDLGYEPKGGFGQHELATARRVGN from the coding sequence ATGGACATCAGACTGGGAGCGCGCGACGTCGGTTCGCTGGATCCGGCAAAAACAAAGACAGGTTCAGACGAATATGTCGCGCTCCAGATTTTCAATTCACTGATTGCGCCGCCGCGCGGCACAATGGATATACGGCTGGATCAGCTCCAGCCTCAGCTTGCGGAGAGCTGGGAGATATCTGACGACAAGAAGACGTGGACGTTCCGCTTGCGCCCCGGTGTGAAATGGCACAAAGGCTATGGCGAGGTCAGCGCGGATGATGTGAAGTTCTCCTTTGAACGTCAGCTTGATCCGGACCAGGGAGGCGTTCACGGCGGTAACCTCAAGGATATCGAGTCGATCGAGGTTATCGATCCTCTGACTGTCCGGTTTAATCTGAAGCAGGGGAACGCATTCTTTCATGCGCAGGCCCTGACGCCCGGCTTCGGGCGCTTCATCGTTCCGAAAGCCGCTGTTGAGGCGCTGGGTAACGATTTCAATACCGGCCCGGTCGGCAGCGGGCCATTCGAACTGGTTGAATATCAACCCCAGGAGGGGATCACGCTGAAGGCGCATGAGGACTATTTTCTCGGACGGCCGCCGATGGACGAGATTCGCTTTCACTACATCCCGGACATCAACGCGGCAACGATCGCCTTTATCGGCGGCGAGCTTGATCTGACCAGTGGGCAGCGGACTACTGAATGGGTGGACCAGGTGACCAAGGCCGTGCCGGATGCGCAGCTTATCGCGATCCAGCCCGGCAGCCTGCAGTTCCTCCATCTCAATATGAAAGTCCCGCCGCTTGACGATGTTCGCGTTCGCCAGGCGCTTGCACACGGGATCGACCGGAGCGCCTGGGGTAAGGTCTTCGGCGAGGTTCATGGCCCGCTGGAGACCATTGTTCCCCAGTCCTTCTACGGAGCGATCCCGTTGGAAGAGGTGCCGCGGGAACTGCGTTACGATTACAGTCCGGAAAGGGCTAAGGAACTCCTTGCGCAAGCTGGTTATCCGGACGGATTTGAGATTGACGCGATAATCTCTGAGCGCGACGACTACCTGACCAATATGCTTATGGCGCAGGATATGCTTCGCAAAATCGGCGTGACCATCAATCTTGAGGTGCAGGATCATGCGACGTATCACGCCAACATCCGAGAGGACAAAGGTACGATAGTGGAACTGTCGACCGGCATTGCGCCCACGGCTCCGGCGGTGATCAACGAATTTCTGCACTCGGCCGGTGCGGTCGGGCAACCATCCTCGCTGCGCAACTTTTCCCACTATGGAAATATCGGCGGCAGTGTGGACGAGCTGATTGAAGCGGCGGTCGTCGAGACGGATACGGAGAAACAGTTGAAGCTTCTCCACGACGCGCAACTGCAGATTCAGCGCGATGTGCCTGTCCTTCCGATGCAGACCTCTCCGCTGATTGCGGTGGTGCAGGGAGACATCGACCTCGGCTATGAGCCCAAAGGTGGATTTGGCCAGCACGAGTTGGCAACGGCGCGGCGAGTTGGAAACTAA